From a single Hymenobacter sp. YIM 151500-1 genomic region:
- a CDS encoding T-complex 10 C-terminal domain-containing protein — MSKPFVVLMAAAATLAAASCTQDKKAAMEAATTPAADTAVVLRDGAAPVGAATDATTDTASYRTDADRLTDRIAQDLRLTDTVVVTRIERTYYTRGRKLRDLETQYATDTAGRYAAQRAVNDETDRTVRTIITDPTQYRTYESNRTSYYAGTPYSGATVAPQKDQPSTAPRRKGPAVVKYERDGKEVKIEYANGTKVKIDEDGDRKTKYANGRKVKYDADDNERKVKE; from the coding sequence ATGTCTAAGCCTTTTGTCGTGCTGATGGCCGCTGCCGCCACCCTGGCTGCCGCCTCATGCACCCAGGATAAGAAAGCGGCTATGGAAGCTGCCACCACGCCCGCCGCCGATACTGCCGTTGTGCTCCGCGACGGGGCCGCGCCCGTCGGCGCTGCTACTGACGCCACCACGGACACCGCCAGCTACCGCACCGACGCCGACCGCCTCACCGACCGAATTGCCCAGGACCTGCGCCTGACCGACACGGTAGTGGTAACCCGCATCGAGCGTACTTACTACACCCGCGGCCGTAAGCTGCGCGACTTGGAAACCCAGTATGCCACCGACACCGCCGGCCGCTACGCCGCCCAGCGCGCCGTCAACGACGAAACCGACCGCACGGTGCGTACCATCATCACCGACCCAACCCAGTACCGCACCTACGAGTCGAACCGCACCAGCTACTACGCCGGCACGCCCTACTCGGGGGCTACCGTTGCGCCGCAAAAGGACCAGCCCAGCACCGCCCCGCGCCGCAAAGGCCCGGCTGTGGTAAAGTATGAGCGCGACGGCAAAGAAGTAAAAATCGAGTACGCCAACGGCACCAAAGTCAAAATTGACGAAGATGGCGACCGGAAAACCAAGTACGCCAACGGCCGCAAAGTGAAATACGACGCCGACGACAACGAGCGGAAAGTGAAAGAGTAG
- a CDS encoding AraC family transcriptional regulator, translating into MKLQFEPIHPTVDSSFTLLHYTEVQQGGLLWHYHPEYELVYIPRGHGRRHIGQHISRFEDGELVLIGPDLPHLTFSYGQPAGAPFEEIVVQLRGDFLGPDFWQRPELSAIRQLLSRSHEGLSFGGATRAAVGTALRQLLDAPPFARLLLLLQVLQELAQAAPHDCTPLHAGTGGLGLSGKEQQRLSRVYQFVEQHYHRASLSVQEVADVAYLSVPAFCRYFKKMTRHTLTDFLQEYRVGQACRLLLDDDLSVTEVSYASGFNNLSHFNKTFRKYTGQSPTEYRRQRLEQV; encoded by the coding sequence ATGAAACTACAATTCGAGCCCATCCACCCCACCGTCGACAGCTCCTTCACCCTGCTGCATTATACGGAGGTGCAGCAGGGCGGCCTGCTCTGGCACTATCACCCCGAGTATGAGCTGGTGTACATTCCGCGCGGCCACGGGCGCCGCCACATTGGCCAGCATATTTCGCGGTTTGAGGATGGGGAGCTGGTGCTCATCGGCCCCGACCTGCCCCACCTCACGTTCAGCTACGGGCAGCCGGCGGGGGCGCCGTTTGAGGAGATTGTGGTGCAGCTGCGGGGCGACTTCCTGGGTCCGGATTTCTGGCAGCGCCCCGAGCTGAGTGCTATTCGGCAGCTGCTGAGCCGCTCCCACGAAGGGCTGTCGTTTGGTGGGGCCACGCGCGCCGCCGTGGGCACGGCCCTGCGCCAGCTGCTCGATGCCCCACCGTTTGCACGCCTGCTGCTGCTGCTCCAGGTATTGCAGGAGCTGGCCCAGGCCGCCCCGCATGACTGCACGCCTCTGCACGCCGGCACCGGTGGCCTGGGCCTGAGTGGCAAGGAGCAGCAGCGCCTGAGCCGGGTGTACCAGTTTGTAGAGCAGCACTACCACCGGGCCAGCCTCTCGGTGCAGGAAGTGGCCGACGTGGCTTACCTCTCAGTGCCGGCCTTCTGCCGCTACTTCAAGAAGATGACCCGCCACACGCTCACCGACTTCCTCCAGGAGTACCGCGTGGGCCAGGCCTGCCGCCTCCTGCTCGACGACGACCTTTCCGTGACGGAAGTGAGCTACGCCAGCGGCTTCAACAACCTGTCTCACTTCAACAAAACCTTCCGCAAGTACACCGGCCAGAGCCCCACCGAATACCGCCGCCAGCGGCTGGAGCAGGTGTGA